Proteins found in one Cinclus cinclus chromosome 8, bCinCin1.1, whole genome shotgun sequence genomic segment:
- the CENPL gene encoding centromere protein L: MAAGRGPARGPTGAMFERRRRAAAAMAEEAPEDGAVRTLPSLRQLSRALPFGRSHGRLGISPRGRLIVPTPCSQENADPQKTAFLLHKAWTLYSVTPLYGFCRGRLRDYSRLLSAFVAAEKQKGLAVEVGVELDIKVALSSLAELRGSELDQAALLVQLSSRSKASSRNSEDKLVWSGWFCSMFGDDLSENMPENFTCLPLFLTHGAERYTSLVGSWFQKTFDCCFRRLAISPLNLSWMVAMWAGCKLDRAASAVELVFSMPRLSQPLDISYAIHPEDAKALWDTVQKTPGEITQREVDIFMDCLYAHFHRHFKIHLSAAKLVKVSTGVASAHCDGIVKILHSQYLPGVLMLLTELAVSQIQ; this comes from the exons ATGGCGGCGGGGCGCGGCCCCGCGCGGGGGCCGACGGGAGCCATGTTCGAACGGCGCCGGCGGGCCGCGGCCGCCATGGCGGAGGAGGCGCCGGAGGACGGCGCGGTGCGGACCCTGCCCAGCCTCAGGCAGCTCTCCCGAGCTCTGCCCTTCGGACGGAGTCACGGCCGCCTCGGCATCAGCCCCAGGGGCCGCCTCATCGTGCCGACGCCGTGCTCTCAG GAGAACGCGGATCCGCAGAAAACAGCGTTCCTGCTACACAAAGCCTGGACGCTGTACAGCGTGACCCCCCTGTACGGTTTCTGCCGCGGCCGCCTCAGGGACTACTCGCGGCTGCTGAGCGCCTTCGTCGCCGCCGAGAAGCAGAAGGGGCTGGCGGTGGAGGTGGGCGTCGAGCTGGACATCAAGGTGGCCCTGTCCAGCCTTGCCGAGCTCCGGGGCAGCGAGCTGGACCAGGCCGCCCTCCTCGTTCAG CTCTCTTCGAGGTCAAAAGCTTCCTCCAGGAACTCTGAAGACAAGCTGGTGTGGTCGGGCTGGTTCTGCTCCATGTTTGGAGATGACCTTTCTGAGAATATGCCAGAGAACTTCACCTGCCTGCCCCTGTTCCTGACCCACGGGGCCGAGAGATACACGTCCTTGGTTGGAAGCTGGTTCCAGAAGACTTTTGACTGCTGCTTCCGCCGCCTGGCCATCAGCCCCCTGAACCTCAGCTGGATGGTGGCCATGTGGGCTGGCTGCAAGCTGgacagagctgcctctgctgtggAACTCGTCTTCTCCATGCCCcgcctgtcccagcccctggATATTTCATATGCCATCCACCCAGAGGATGCCAAAGCTCTGTGGGACACGGTGCAAAAAACGCCAGGAGAGATCACCCAAAGGGAGGTGGATATCTTCATGGATTGCCTTTATGCCCATTTCCACAGGCACTTCAAGATTCACTTGTCAGCTGCGAAGCTCGTGAAGGTTTCCACAGGGGTTGCCTCGGCACACTGTGATGGGATTGTAAAG ATTCTACACAGCCAATACCTGCCTGGAGTGCTGATGCTACTGACTGAACTTGCAGTCTCTCAGATACAGTGA